A single Loxodonta africana isolate mLoxAfr1 chromosome 12, mLoxAfr1.hap2, whole genome shotgun sequence DNA region contains:
- the FLYWCH1 gene encoding FLYWCH-type zinc finger-containing protein 1 isoform X4, translating into MACGQPSTGMPLPEPSEQEGESMRADQETTQKPSTDIIPAVPRIPKKFPKLVLLAAASHNRSGLGSEPKGAHCVMSLEMSSPNTLTRTLQILPAKEQEAVLPSPQAPEPKRSRLDAADTPLAPAAPKPLEFLRTPFGGRLLVHESFLYKQKAVGDKVYWKCRKHTELSCRGCAITQGPRVTVMQVHCHPPDEEGLEARRQREKLPSPVLPDGMGGSRGHTEEPLEGVGPWLCPEEPAPGLGRPAPEEDEGLQALSLPSLPPKKRPTPETGEVQPLEFLRTCYGGSFLVHESFLYKREKVVGDKVYWTCREHALHACRSRAITQGPRVTVMRGHSHPPDVEGLEARRQQEKAMESLQVQPNGLGGPVDKLLPGVDSLFYRRGPGSLTLTRPRPRNRAKPKDQGLRDQPPALQGPPAEDQDSDTGGPEFLRTPLGGSFLVQDSFLYRREKAAGDKVYWTCRDQARMGCRSRAITQGSRVTVMRGHSHPPDLGGLEILRQRENCPGPAQRGSSGGPEFLKTPLGGSFLVHDSFLYRREKAAGDKVYWTCRDQARMGCRSRAITQGPRVMVMRGHSHPPDLGGLEALRQREQFPSLAQQEGPGALRPLEFLRTSLGGRFLVHESFLYRKEKAAGDKENHKCEIGQ; encoded by the exons ATGGCCTGTGGGCAGCCCTCCACTGGGATGCCTCTGCCCGAGCCCAGTGAACAGGAGGGTGAGAGCATGCGGGCCGACCAGGAGACCACCCAAAAGCCCAGCACAGACATTATCCCTGCGGTCCCCAGGATACCCAAGAAGTTTCCCAAGCTGGTCCTACTCGCAGCCGCCAGCCACAACAGGAGTGGGCTGGGCTCTGAGCCCAAAGGTGCGCACTGCGTAATGTCCCTGGAGATGTCTAGCCCCAACACCCTCACCAGGACCCTCCAGATCCTGCCAGCCAAGGAGCAGGAAGCCGTCTTGCCAAGCCCCCAGGCACCTGAGCCGAAACGCAGCAGGCTGGATGCAG CTGACACCCCCCTTGCCCCTGCAGCCCCCAAGCCCCTGGAGTTCCTGAGGACTCCGTTTGGGGGCCGCCTGCTGGTGCATGAGTCCTTCCTGTACAAGCAGAAGGCTGTGGGGGACAAGGTGTACTGGAAGTGCCGGAAGCACACCGAGCTCAGCTGCCGGGGCTGTGCCATCACCCAGGGCCCACGGGTGACTGTGATGCAGGTCCACTGCCACCCGCCTGATGAGGAGGGCCTGGAGGCACGGCGCCAAAGAGAGAAGCTGCCCAGCCCTGTCCTGCCAGATGGCATGGGGGGTTCCAGGGGCCATACAGAGGAGCCACTGGAGGGGGTGGGCCCCTGGCTTTGTCCTGAAGAGCCGGCCCCTGGGCTGGGCAGGCCGGCCCCGGAGGAGGACGAGGGGCTTCAGGCCCTGTCGCTGCCGAGCTTGCCCCCTAAGAAGCGTCCGACACCAGAGACAG GCGAGGTGCAGCCTCTGGAGTTCCTGAGGACATGCTACGGGGGCAGCTTCCTGGTGCACGAGTCCTTCCTTTACAAGCGGGAGAAGGTTGTGGGGGACAAAGTGTACTGGACTTGCCGGGAGCACGCGCTGCACGCCTGCCGCAGCCGGGCCATCACCCAGGGCCCGCGGGTGACCGTCATGCGGGGCCACAGCCACCCGCCCGATGTGGAGGGTCTGGAAGCTCGACGGCAGCAGGAGAAGGCCATGGAGTCACTACAGGTGCAGCCAAATGGCCTCGGGGGCCCTGTGGACAAGTTGCTCCCAGGCGTGGACAGTCTCTTCTACCGCAGGGGGCCCGGCTCCCTGACGCTtaccaggcccaggcccaggaaTCGCGCCAAGCCCAAAGATCAAGGGCTCCGGGACCAGCCCCCAGCACTGCAGGGACCCCCAGCCGAGGACCAAGACTCAGACACCG GTGGCCCCGAGTTCCTGAGGACCCCCCTGGGAGGCAGCTTCCTGGTACAGGACTCATTCCTGTACAGGCGGGAGAAGGCGGCCGGGGACAAGGTGTACTGGACATGCCGCGACCAGGCCCGCATGGGCTGCCGCAGCCGGGCCATCACCCAGGGCTCACGGGTGACGGTGATGCGGGGGCACAGCCACCCACCTGACCTGGGTGGCCTGGAGATCCTGCGGCAGCGGGAAAATTGCCCGGGCCCAGCCCAGCGCGGGAGCTCAG GTGGCCCCGAGTTCCTGAAGACCCCCCTGGGGGGCAGCTTCTTGGTGCATGACTCATTCCTATACAGGCGGGAGAAGGCAGCGGGGGACAAGGTGTACTGGACATGCCGGGACCAGGCCCGCATGGGCTGCCGCAGCCGGGCCATCACCCAAGGGCCACGGGTGATGGTGATGCGGGGGCACAGCCACCCGCCTGACCTGGGCGGCCTGGAGGCCCTGCGGCAGCGAGAGCAGTTCCCCAGCCTCGCCCAGCAGGAAGGCCCAG GAGCCCTCCGGCCTCTGGAGTTCCTGAGGACCTCCCTGGGGGGCCGCTTCCTGGTGCACGAGTCCTTCCTCTACAGGAAGGAGAAGGCGGCTGGGGACAAG